One window from the genome of Nomascus leucogenys isolate Asia chromosome 12, Asia_NLE_v1, whole genome shotgun sequence encodes:
- the LOC115837576 gene encoding nascent polypeptide-associated complex subunit alpha, muscle-specific form-like: MTQRASPVFTGFCVNTSQSESFDPSPRGRDGPWRHVETFPRARGVEAASGRTRWTGPQPLVDTPPARQAGELCEAPQTAPGFHFQPFLSFSPHQERGRSKLSPPVSGTRRGKTGQWKEGRGSHPTPEPPLLAARRWLHSPREPTPPGRLPSPPRHGPHPQSFRRPSAHPPGRGSGRVRRGQPEQQAWEQHSSHFWLQKARSRPSYLPRSQPGPRARRPAREEAAAGSRGRGGAERPAARGSAQQPPLARLLLASEVSLAASLARSVRASVRPWGPPSPAATAAATAAATAAATAAAAAAAASAAPAPARQRVPSPPRRSARGLAGSLARSLPPPLPAPRRAEPGRPRAASPEVPFPRGEVVGARRRRGGEERRVRGRRQGCALGSLPIPAGPAARGRAGERRAARQRRERGGGPGVSPREGAQGEGVRGGVTPRARGSSTCLRPSPATWQGGAPYRASFAAGPRLSAPRAEAEELGM, translated from the exons ATGACCCAGAGGGCTTCTCCTGTGTTCACAGGATTTTG TGTAAACACCTCGCAGAGTGAGTCTTTCGATCCCTCTCCCCGGGGCCGCGACGGCCCTTGGCGTCACGTAGAGACCTTTCCCAGAGCTCGCGGGGTGGAAGCGGCGTCGGGCAGGACCAGATGGACtggcccccagcctctggtagacACACCGCCGGCTCGCCAGGCTGGAGAACTTTGCGAAGCGCCCCAAACCGCTCCGGGTTTCCACTTTCAgccatttctctccttttcccctcACCAAGAGCGGGGACGGAGCAAGCTTTCGCCACCTGTCTCTGGCACCCGCCGAGGGAAGACAGGCCAATGGAAAGAGGGCAGAGGTTCACACCCCACCCCCGAACCCCCGCTCCTGGCTGCCCGGAGGTGGCTCCACAGCCCGAGGGAACCGACGCCCCCGGGCCGGCTGCCTTCTCCCCCACGGCACGGGCCCCACCCCCAATCCTTCCGGCGCCCCAGCGCCCACCCACCCGGGCGCGGGAGTGGGAGGGTGCGGCGTGGGCAGCCGGAGCAACAGGCGTGGGAGCAGCACTCCTCGCACTTCTGGCTCCAGAAGGCTCGGTCGCGTCCCTCTTACCTTCCGCGAAGCCAGCCCGGGCCCCGCGCCCGGCGCCCTGCGCGCGAGGAAGCTGCGGCCGGGAGCCGGGGCCGCGGAGGCGCCGAGCGCCCAGCAGCGCGGGGAAGCGCCCAGCAGCCGCCGCTCGCGCGGCTCCTCCTCGCCAGCGAAGTCTCGCTCGCTGCCTCCCTCGCTCGGTCGGTTCGTGCGTCCGTCCGTCCGTGGGGCCCTCCCTCCCCCGCCGCCACTGCCGCCGCCACTGCCGCCGCCACTGCCGCCGccactgccgccgccgccgctgccgcagCCTCCGCCGCTCCAGCCCCGGCTCGGCAGCGCGTCCCCTCCCCGCCTCGCCGCTCCGCTCGCGGGCTCGCGGGCTCCCTCGCTCGCTCCCTGCCCCCGCCGCTGCCGGCGCCGCGCCGAGCGGAGCCCGGCCGGCCGCGGGCTGCCTCTCCCGAGGTCCCTTTCCCGAGGGGGGAGGTGGTGGGGGCGCGGCGCAGGCGGggcggggaggagaggagagtcCGGGGGAGGCGGCAAGGCTGCGCCCTCGGCTCCCTTCCGATCCCCGCGGGCCCAGCGGCCCGAGGCCGGGCCGGAGAGCGCCGAGCCGCCAGGCAgcggagggagagaggaggaggaccCGGAGTCTCGCCGCGGGAGGGTGCCCAGGGCGAGGGCGTGCGAGGGGGAGTGACTCCGCGCGCGAGg GGCAGCAGCACCTGCTTGAGACCAAGCCCGGCGACCTGGCAAGGTGGGGCCCCCTACCGCGCAAGCTTTGCGGCTGGTCCCCGGCTCTCAGCTCCGAGGGCAGAGGCTGAAGAG CTGGGCATGTGA